From Schaalia sp. ZJ405, one genomic window encodes:
- a CDS encoding metal ABC transporter substrate-binding protein, with protein sequence MILMKRHSFLTYAAPATVAAVSFILAGCSGASSTQSAGQSDGASDKPLSVMTSFYPLKYLTERIGGDLVSVTSLTPDGAEPHDLELSPATVDQLGRADAVVYLSGFQAAVDDAVKQNAPKTVIDVAEAVSLVDTSDDPRNNHPEHSHDHGDAHDDHDHEGHDHEGHDHDHEAHDHEGLDHDHEAHDHEGHDHEAHGDHDSHEDGDHEGHDHEAHDHDDHDHGTTDPHFWLDPDRMGQAATAIGQALAKADPKNAQHYTQNAAAVTKSMTKLSTELVEGTATCRSRTFVTAHTAFGYLADRTQLTQMGISGLSPDSTPSPARLKEIADFVKAENVSTIFTESLIDPKVAETLASDLGIKTDVLDPIESQVDSSKDYEAVMHDNLVALRKALDCE encoded by the coding sequence ATGATTCTCATGAAACGACATTCCTTCCTGACGTATGCCGCCCCCGCGACCGTTGCGGCTGTCTCGTTCATCCTCGCCGGATGCTCGGGTGCCTCCTCGACTCAGTCCGCAGGACAGTCGGATGGGGCATCCGACAAACCTCTTTCCGTGATGACCTCGTTCTATCCCCTGAAATACCTCACCGAGCGCATCGGCGGAGACCTCGTCTCTGTCACCTCGCTGACCCCCGATGGGGCAGAACCTCATGATCTGGAGCTGTCTCCCGCAACCGTCGACCAGTTGGGTCGAGCGGATGCAGTTGTTTACCTTTCAGGTTTCCAGGCAGCGGTTGACGATGCTGTCAAACAGAACGCTCCAAAGACTGTCATTGATGTCGCAGAGGCCGTGAGCCTTGTGGATACGAGCGACGACCCGCGCAACAACCACCCCGAGCACAGTCACGATCACGGTGACGCGCACGATGATCACGACCATGAAGGGCATGATCATGAGGGTCATGACCACGACCATGAGGCGCATGACCACGAGGGACTCGACCACGACCATGAGGCGCATGACCATGAAGGTCACGACCACGAGGCACACGGCGATCACGACAGCCACGAAGACGGCGATCACGAGGGTCATGACCACGAGGCGCACGACCATGATGACCATGACCACGGGACAACCGATCCTCACTTCTGGCTTGACCCCGACCGCATGGGGCAGGCGGCCACCGCGATCGGCCAGGCCCTTGCCAAAGCCGACCCGAAGAACGCGCAGCACTACACGCAGAACGCCGCAGCCGTCACCAAGAGCATGACGAAACTCAGCACCGAACTGGTCGAGGGTACGGCAACGTGCCGCTCCCGCACTTTCGTCACCGCGCACACGGCTTTCGGCTACCTCGCAGACCGCACACAGCTGACACAGATGGGAATCTCCGGCCTCTCCCCCGATTCCACTCCTTCACCCGCACGACTCAAAGAAATCGCCGATTTCGTCAAGGCGGAAAATGTGTCGACAATTTTCACGGAGTCCCTCATCGATCCGAAGGTCGCAGAAACCTTGGCGTCCGACCTGGGGATTAAGACAGACGTCCTCGACCCCATCGAATCTCAGGTCGATTCCTCAAAGGACTACGAGGCCGTGATGCACGACAACCTCGTCGCCCTACGCAAGGCACTCGACTGCGAGTGA
- a CDS encoding glycine--tRNA ligase, translated as MAPTPSRLDSVISLAKRRGFVFPSGEIYGGTRSAWDYGPLGVELKENIKRQWWKRVVRSREDVVGLDSSVILPRRVWEASGHVTAFTDPLIECLSCHKRLREDELKETYAEKHGVNEDSVDLGDVPCPNCGNRGQWTEPKAFSGLLKTFLGPVDDEAGLHYLRPETAQGIFTQFANVMASSRKKPPFGIGQIGKSFRNEITPGNFIFRTREFEQMELEFFVEPGTDEEWHQYWIDERFAWYVDLGIDPEHLRLYEHPKEKLSHYSKRTVDIEYTFGFQGSEWGELEGIANRTDYDLSVHADASGQKLDYYDQAKNERWTPYVIEPSAGLTRSLMAFLVEAYAEDEAPNAKGGVDKRTVLHLDPRLSPVKAAVLPLSRKDELQGPARELASELRELWNVDYDDAGAVGRRYRRQDEIGTPYCITYDFDSVEDQAVTIRDRDSMEQERIPVSEVKSYLVDKLGVL; from the coding sequence GTGGCACCCACACCTTCCCGCCTCGACTCAGTCATCAGCCTCGCGAAGCGCCGCGGCTTCGTTTTCCCCTCGGGTGAAATCTACGGCGGTACTCGCTCCGCGTGGGACTACGGGCCCCTGGGCGTTGAACTCAAAGAAAACATCAAACGCCAGTGGTGGAAGCGGGTTGTTCGTTCGCGCGAGGACGTCGTCGGCCTCGACTCTTCCGTCATTCTCCCGCGTCGTGTCTGGGAAGCCTCCGGCCATGTCACGGCCTTCACCGACCCGCTGATCGAATGCCTGTCGTGCCACAAGCGCCTGCGTGAAGACGAACTCAAAGAGACCTACGCAGAAAAACACGGTGTGAACGAAGACTCCGTTGATCTCGGAGACGTCCCCTGCCCCAACTGTGGAAACCGTGGACAGTGGACCGAACCGAAGGCATTCTCCGGTCTCCTCAAGACATTCCTCGGACCCGTTGACGACGAAGCAGGTTTGCATTACCTGCGTCCTGAAACCGCTCAGGGCATCTTCACGCAGTTCGCGAACGTCATGGCATCGTCGCGCAAGAAGCCGCCGTTTGGCATTGGTCAGATCGGCAAGTCTTTCCGCAACGAAATCACCCCCGGAAACTTTATTTTCCGTACCCGCGAGTTCGAGCAGATGGAACTCGAATTCTTCGTTGAACCCGGAACTGATGAGGAATGGCACCAGTACTGGATTGATGAACGCTTCGCCTGGTACGTCGACCTCGGCATCGATCCCGAACACTTGCGCCTGTACGAGCACCCCAAGGAGAAACTCTCCCACTACTCCAAGCGCACCGTCGACATTGAGTACACCTTCGGATTCCAGGGATCCGAATGGGGAGAACTCGAAGGTATCGCCAACCGCACCGACTACGACCTATCCGTTCACGCTGATGCCTCGGGACAGAAGCTCGACTACTACGACCAGGCGAAGAATGAGCGCTGGACTCCCTACGTCATCGAACCCTCGGCAGGCCTGACCCGTTCGCTCATGGCATTCCTCGTTGAAGCCTACGCAGAGGACGAAGCTCCGAACGCCAAGGGTGGCGTGGACAAGCGGACCGTTCTTCACCTGGATCCGCGTCTTTCCCCAGTCAAAGCTGCTGTGCTCCCGCTGTCACGCAAGGATGAACTACAGGGGCCGGCACGCGAACTCGCCTCCGAGCTGAGGGAACTGTGGAATGTCGATTATGACGATGCGGGTGCTGTGGGCCGTCGATACCGTCGCCAGGACGAGATCGGCACCCCCTACTGCATCACCTACGACTTTGACTCGGTCGAAGATCAGGCCGTGACGATTCGTGATCGTGATTCGATGGAACAAGAGCGCATTCCTGTTTCTGAAGTCAAGTCCTACCTCGTTGATAAGCTCGGGGTTCTGTGA
- the dusB gene encoding tRNA dihydrouridine synthase DusB has product MTEPHGFVGGPVSVVEVGPLRLWSPVVLAPMAGVTDVPFRRLCRQFGESGLPRGLRPDEGNPTAPSGGDDAQIAWTKGVDAPAGLYVTEMVTSRALVENNERTWKMVQPDPLERVRSIQLYGVNPAVMAQATRLLIDRDLVDHIDLNFGCPVAKVTKKGGGAALPWKRDLLTDLVRDVVAAADDQSRRTRRDQPVPVTVKMRIGIDNDHETFREAAQIAQDAGVAAIALHARTQTQHYSGKAHWERIAELKDHVSIPVFGNGDIFEGPDALRMLEETGCDAVTIGRGCQGRPWLFRDIIRAIHGMPALPGPSLREVAEIIMTHARWVVEVENDEKRALREMRKHVGWYLRGFSVGGPQRHALGMVSTLDELEQRLSALDGDQEFPAAAQGARGRAGGEKTPHLPSGWLNSRCLTDAEREMLQLAELDVSGG; this is encoded by the coding sequence ATGACTGAGCCTCATGGCTTCGTTGGCGGCCCGGTCTCTGTCGTAGAGGTCGGGCCCCTGCGTTTATGGTCACCCGTCGTCCTCGCCCCGATGGCCGGAGTTACGGACGTGCCTTTCCGTCGCCTGTGTCGCCAGTTCGGTGAATCTGGGCTCCCCCGTGGGCTTCGCCCCGATGAAGGAAACCCTACTGCACCCTCTGGCGGTGATGACGCGCAGATCGCATGGACGAAAGGTGTGGATGCGCCGGCGGGGCTGTATGTCACGGAAATGGTGACTTCACGTGCGCTGGTTGAAAACAACGAACGCACGTGGAAGATGGTCCAGCCCGACCCGCTTGAGCGGGTGCGCTCCATTCAGCTCTACGGCGTCAACCCCGCTGTCATGGCGCAGGCGACGCGTCTGCTCATTGACCGTGACCTGGTTGATCACATCGATCTGAACTTTGGGTGTCCCGTTGCGAAAGTGACGAAGAAAGGCGGGGGAGCGGCACTGCCGTGGAAGCGTGACCTGTTGACGGATCTCGTCCGTGACGTTGTTGCGGCAGCAGATGATCAGTCGCGCCGAACCCGTCGTGACCAGCCGGTTCCTGTGACCGTCAAGATGCGCATCGGGATTGACAACGATCATGAAACTTTCCGCGAGGCGGCGCAGATCGCGCAGGATGCAGGGGTCGCGGCGATTGCTCTTCACGCTCGCACACAAACGCAGCACTATTCCGGTAAAGCGCACTGGGAACGAATCGCGGAGCTCAAAGACCACGTGTCGATCCCTGTGTTCGGCAACGGTGACATATTCGAGGGCCCCGATGCTCTGAGGATGCTCGAAGAGACCGGATGCGACGCGGTGACGATCGGACGCGGATGCCAGGGGCGCCCGTGGCTGTTCCGTGACATCATCCGTGCGATCCACGGGATGCCCGCACTTCCCGGCCCATCGTTGCGTGAGGTCGCTGAGATCATCATGACGCACGCACGCTGGGTTGTTGAGGTTGAAAACGATGAGAAGCGTGCTTTGCGTGAGATGCGTAAACACGTGGGATGGTATCTTCGGGGATTTTCTGTGGGCGGCCCGCAGCGTCACGCATTGGGGATGGTGTCGACGCTCGATGAGCTTGAACAGCGTCTGAGTGCTCTTGACGGGGACCAGGAGTTTCCCGCGGCTGCGCAGGGGGCACGAGGACGAGCTGGCGGTGAAAAAACTCCGCATTTGCCCAGCGGTTGGCTTAACTCTCGATGCTTGACTGACGCGGAGCGGGAGATGCTTCAGCTGGCGGAACTGGATGTTTCCGGTGGATAA
- the aroD gene encoding type I 3-dehydroquinate dehydratase — protein sequence MQQVMIGRRGHRECVLGGRTKIIAPLMSADLRALTEQVARYADYPVDLVEWRVDPLLAAQGQQTIDALEATLRSVGAQIMAASALPVLATLRTGAEGGTVDVDSNDMYEAVVRLLADLADAVDVEIARGSSELVNDCHERGAVVVASSHFFEGTPALAELEDTLLSMDQAGADILKIAAMARSPKDTLTVLAAQVDAAKRHARPVIGIAMGPYGAVTRVSGRALQSAATFASIDEASAPGQLDVMATRRILDMLEPRGESEE from the coding sequence ATGCAGCAGGTGATGATCGGACGGCGAGGGCATCGAGAATGTGTCCTCGGTGGTCGAACGAAAATTATTGCGCCGCTGATGTCTGCTGATCTGCGGGCGCTCACCGAACAGGTCGCACGCTACGCCGACTACCCCGTTGACCTCGTGGAATGGCGGGTCGATCCACTGCTTGCAGCCCAGGGACAACAGACGATTGATGCCCTCGAGGCAACGCTACGCAGCGTCGGCGCGCAGATCATGGCCGCCAGTGCGCTCCCGGTTCTCGCAACCTTACGCACGGGGGCCGAGGGCGGGACAGTAGATGTTGACAGTAATGACATGTACGAGGCCGTTGTGCGCCTCCTTGCTGATCTCGCCGATGCCGTTGATGTAGAAATCGCCCGAGGCAGCTCGGAGCTGGTCAACGACTGCCACGAACGTGGTGCTGTTGTTGTCGCATCGTCCCATTTCTTTGAGGGAACCCCAGCGCTGGCTGAACTTGAGGACACTCTCTTGTCAATGGATCAGGCGGGGGCAGATATCTTGAAAATTGCAGCAATGGCGCGTTCGCCCAAAGACACACTCACGGTGCTTGCCGCACAGGTTGACGCAGCCAAACGCCATGCGCGCCCCGTTATCGGCATCGCAATGGGCCCCTACGGTGCTGTGACACGTGTGAGCGGTCGCGCCCTCCAATCGGCAGCAACCTTCGCATCGATCGACGAGGCCAGCGCTCCCGGGCAGCTTGATGTGATGGCAACGCGCCGCATCCTTGACATGCTTGAACCGCGCGGAGAATCAGAAGAATAA
- a CDS encoding S-ribosylhomocysteine lyase — MAEVESFTLDHTAVKAPYVRLISVEHGPNGDAISNFDLRFVQPNASAIPTGGLHTIEHLLAAILRDHLEGVIDCSPFGCRTGFHLIVWGTPSVEEVTRGLEISLRVIADDVTWEDVPGTDEKSCGNYRDHSLFSAKEWAQAVLAQGFSVDAFERKLLAG; from the coding sequence ATGGCTGAAGTTGAAAGTTTTACCCTGGATCACACTGCCGTCAAGGCTCCGTACGTCCGGCTCATCTCCGTTGAACACGGGCCCAATGGTGACGCCATTTCTAATTTCGACCTGCGTTTCGTCCAACCAAACGCCTCGGCGATTCCCACGGGCGGATTGCACACGATTGAGCACCTGCTCGCAGCAATCCTGCGCGACCACCTTGAAGGTGTCATCGACTGTTCTCCTTTCGGTTGCCGTACAGGTTTTCATCTCATCGTGTGGGGAACCCCCAGCGTTGAAGAGGTGACTCGTGGGCTTGAGATCTCGCTGCGGGTGATCGCCGACGATGTCACGTGGGAGGACGTCCCGGGAACCGACGAGAAGTCGTGCGGGAACTATCGTGATCACTCGCTGTTCTCCGCGAAGGAATGGGCTCAGGCGGTCCTCGCTCAGGGGTTCTCGGTGGACGCATTTGAGCGAAAGCTCCTCGCCGGCTGA